One Mycolicibacterium sarraceniae genomic window carries:
- a CDS encoding alpha/beta fold hydrolase, with protein MINLAYEENGSGDPVLFIAGTGGAGRTWHIHQVPPFVAAGYRCITFDNRGIGATENAGGFGTEQMVADTAALIEQVADGGPARVVAMSMGAYIAQELMLVRPELVSQAVLMGTRGRLDRIRKSIRAADVELTKAEIQLPAAYAAKVRVLENFSPKTINDEKAIGDWMEMFTAFPIKRTPGLAAQLEVYPKDNRLAAYRSIPTEVLVIGFADDVLTPAVLGREVADALPNGRYVQIGHTGHLGFLERPDTVNNAMLDFFAGTLV; from the coding sequence GTGATCAACCTGGCCTACGAGGAAAACGGCTCCGGCGATCCGGTCCTGTTCATCGCTGGCACCGGAGGCGCAGGGCGCACCTGGCACATTCACCAGGTCCCGCCGTTCGTGGCGGCAGGCTATCGCTGCATCACCTTCGACAACCGGGGGATCGGGGCCACCGAGAACGCCGGCGGCTTCGGCACTGAGCAGATGGTCGCCGACACCGCCGCCCTCATCGAGCAGGTCGCCGACGGCGGCCCGGCCCGGGTGGTGGCGATGTCGATGGGTGCCTACATCGCCCAGGAGCTGATGCTGGTCCGCCCCGAACTCGTCAGCCAGGCCGTGCTGATGGGCACCCGCGGACGCCTGGACCGCATCCGGAAATCGATCCGCGCCGCCGACGTCGAACTCACCAAGGCCGAAATCCAGCTGCCAGCCGCTTATGCCGCGAAAGTGCGTGTGCTGGAGAACTTCTCGCCTAAGACGATCAATGACGAGAAGGCCATCGGGGACTGGATGGAGATGTTCACCGCGTTCCCGATCAAACGCACCCCGGGCCTGGCCGCACAGCTCGAGGTGTATCCGAAGGACAACCGGCTGGCCGCCTACCGGTCGATCCCCACCGAGGTGCTGGTGATCGGATTCGCCGACGATGTGCTCACCCCGGCGGTGCTGGGCCGCGAGGTCGCCGATGCCCTGCCCAACGGGCGCTATGTGCAGATCGGCCACACCGGTCACCTCGGATTCCTAGAGCGTCCAGACACCGTGAACAACGCCATGCTGGACTTTTTCGCAGGCACGCTGGTCTAA
- a CDS encoding glycosyltransferase family 4 protein yields MRVAIVAESFLPNVNGVTNSVLRVLEHLRRTGHEALVIAPDSPRGEPAAERVHDGIRVHRVPSKMFPKVTSLPLGVPRPRMVGVLRGFDPHVVHLASPALLGYGGVQAARFLGVPTVAVYQTDIAGFAQSYGVGAAARAAWAWNRHLHSRVDRTLAPSTAAMEDLAAHGIPRVHQWARGVDVTGFAPSARSGELRERWSPDGKPIVGFVGRLAPEKHVERLAVLARRDDLQLVIVGDGVDSDKLQALLPSAVFTGALYGQQLAAAYASMDVFVHPGEHETFCQAVQEAMASGLPVIAPNAGGPRDLVASYRTGLLLGVDEFEARLSQSVDHLLDERARYSVAARRSVLGRTWPTICDELIGHYEAVRVEGRRRRRTRAA; encoded by the coding sequence GTGCGCGTTGCGATTGTCGCCGAGTCCTTCCTGCCCAACGTCAACGGAGTCACCAACTCGGTGCTGCGGGTGCTGGAGCATCTCCGCCGCACGGGTCATGAAGCGCTCGTCATTGCCCCGGACAGCCCGCGTGGTGAGCCGGCGGCCGAGCGTGTCCATGACGGGATCCGGGTGCACCGAGTCCCGTCCAAGATGTTCCCCAAAGTGACGTCGTTGCCGCTGGGTGTCCCGCGGCCACGCATGGTGGGCGTGCTGCGCGGCTTCGATCCGCATGTGGTCCACCTGGCCTCCCCGGCCCTGCTGGGGTATGGGGGAGTGCAGGCCGCACGGTTCCTCGGTGTGCCGACGGTGGCCGTGTACCAGACCGATATCGCCGGATTCGCCCAGAGTTATGGCGTCGGGGCGGCTGCGCGAGCGGCGTGGGCCTGGAACAGGCACCTGCATTCCCGCGTCGACCGCACCTTGGCGCCGTCCACCGCAGCGATGGAAGATCTTGCTGCCCATGGCATCCCGCGGGTGCATCAGTGGGCTCGGGGTGTCGACGTCACTGGTTTCGCCCCGTCGGCGCGCAGTGGCGAGTTGCGCGAGCGGTGGTCGCCGGACGGCAAGCCGATCGTTGGGTTCGTCGGACGGCTCGCGCCGGAGAAGCATGTCGAACGGCTGGCAGTGCTGGCCCGCCGCGACGACCTGCAGCTGGTCATCGTCGGTGACGGTGTCGATAGCGACAAGCTGCAGGCGCTGCTGCCGTCGGCGGTGTTCACCGGCGCCCTCTACGGACAGCAGCTGGCCGCCGCCTACGCGAGCATGGACGTATTCGTCCATCCGGGTGAGCACGAAACCTTCTGTCAGGCGGTCCAGGAGGCGATGGCCTCCGGTCTGCCGGTCATCGCACCCAACGCCGGCGGCCCGCGCGACCTCGTTGCGTCCTACCGCACCGGACTGTTGCTGGGGGTCGACGAATTCGAGGCGCGACTGTCACAGTCGGTCGATCATCTGCTCGACGAACGCGCCCGCTATTCGGTGGCCGCGCGCCGCAGCGTGCTCGGCCGGACGTGGCCGACGATTTGCGACGAGCTAATCGGTCACTACGAGGCCGTGCGAGTCGAGGGACGCCGCCGTCGGCGCACTCGGGCAGCCTGA
- a CDS encoding o-succinylbenzoate synthase: MVVALDDLLERLHVVALPMRVRFRGIMVREVALIDGPTGWGEFGAFVEYEPPEAAHWLASGIESAYGTRPPVVRSVIPINATVPAVPAEQVPEVLARFPGARTAKVKVAEPGQTLADDVARVNAVRALIPTVRVDANGGWTVEQAVAAAAALTADGPIEYLEQPCKTVDELTEVRRRVAVAVAADESIRKAADPLAVVRARAADIAVLKVAPLGGVAAMLAIAAEIDIPVVVSSALDSAVGIGAGLAAAAALPRLGHACGLGTGGLFVEDVADIAPVDGGLPVGDVAPDPARLATLAAPVERRDWWITRVRECYPLLSSRSMP, encoded by the coding sequence ATGGTGGTAGCGCTGGACGATCTGCTGGAGCGCCTGCATGTGGTCGCGCTGCCGATGCGGGTGCGCTTCCGCGGCATCATGGTTCGCGAAGTGGCGCTGATCGACGGGCCGACGGGCTGGGGTGAGTTCGGTGCGTTCGTCGAATACGAACCACCCGAGGCCGCGCACTGGCTGGCATCGGGCATCGAATCCGCTTACGGCACAAGACCGCCCGTCGTGCGTTCGGTGATTCCCATCAATGCAACGGTGCCTGCCGTGCCGGCCGAGCAGGTGCCCGAGGTGCTGGCCCGATTTCCGGGGGCGCGCACGGCCAAGGTGAAGGTGGCCGAGCCGGGGCAGACACTGGCCGACGACGTCGCCCGGGTGAATGCGGTACGGGCGCTGATCCCGACGGTGCGGGTGGACGCCAACGGGGGGTGGACGGTTGAACAGGCGGTGGCCGCCGCGGCGGCATTAACTGCCGATGGTCCAATCGAATACCTCGAGCAGCCGTGCAAGACAGTGGACGAACTGACCGAGGTGCGCCGCCGCGTCGCGGTCGCGGTGGCCGCCGACGAGAGCATCCGCAAGGCCGCCGACCCGTTGGCGGTGGTGCGAGCGCGCGCGGCGGACATTGCGGTGCTCAAGGTCGCACCGCTGGGTGGGGTCGCCGCCATGTTGGCCATCGCCGCCGAGATCGACATTCCGGTGGTGGTGTCGAGCGCGCTGGATTCCGCGGTCGGTATCGGGGCCGGGCTGGCCGCGGCGGCGGCGCTGCCCCGCTTGGGGCATGCGTGTGGGCTGGGCACCGGCGGGCTGTTCGTCGAAGACGTCGCCGATATCGCGCCCGTCGATGGCGGCCTGCCCGTCGGCGATGTGGCGCCCGATCCGGCGCGCCTCGCCACGCTCGCCGCCCCGGTCGAGCGCCGCGACTGGTGGATCACCCGCGTCCGCGAGTGCTACCCGCTGCTCAGCTCGCGGTCAATGCCCTGA
- a CDS encoding demethylmenaquinone methyltransferase yields the protein MSRATLDKDPREVASMFDAVARRYDITNTVLSLGQDRSWRRATRAALGIGPGDRVLDLAAGTAVSTVELAKSGAWCVAADFSVGMLQAGAARPVPKVAGDATKLPFADEVFDAVTISLGLRNVVDHSAGLREMARVTKSGGRLVVCEFSTPVVPVFSTVYKEYLMQALPRVARAVSSNPEAYVYLAESIRAWPDQAALAAQIRDAGWSDVRWRNLTGGIVALHAAVKA from the coding sequence GTGAGCCGCGCGACGCTGGACAAAGATCCCCGCGAAGTGGCGTCGATGTTCGACGCCGTTGCGCGCCGCTACGACATCACCAACACGGTGCTCTCGCTGGGGCAGGACCGCTCCTGGCGGCGGGCGACCCGCGCGGCGCTGGGGATCGGGCCCGGCGATCGGGTGCTGGACCTGGCGGCGGGCACGGCGGTGTCGACGGTCGAGTTGGCCAAATCGGGCGCGTGGTGTGTGGCCGCCGACTTCTCAGTCGGCATGCTGCAGGCCGGTGCCGCGCGGCCGGTGCCCAAGGTCGCCGGCGACGCGACGAAGCTACCGTTCGCCGACGAGGTGTTCGACGCGGTGACGATCAGCCTCGGCCTGCGCAATGTCGTCGACCACTCCGCCGGGCTGCGCGAGATGGCCCGTGTCACCAAGTCGGGTGGGCGGCTGGTGGTGTGCGAGTTCTCCACCCCGGTGGTGCCGGTGTTCTCGACTGTCTACAAGGAGTACCTGATGCAGGCGCTGCCGCGGGTGGCCCGCGCGGTGTCCAGTAATCCGGAGGCCTACGTGTATCTGGCCGAGTCCATTCGGGCCTGGCCCGACCAGGCGGCGCTGGCTGCCCAGATCCGCGATGCTGGCTGGTCAGATGTGCGCTGGCGCAACCTCACTGGTGGGATCGTCGCGCTGCACGCGGCGGTCAAGGCCTAG
- a CDS encoding phytoene desaturase family protein: protein MTDYDAIIVGAGHNGLTAAVVLQRAGLRTLCLEANTYSGGMSATVELIDGFKYEIAGSVRFPTAQKINSELGLDTLPTIESEIMSVNLGENGEEAMIFHSDPMAMMTHLNEKHGMDAVMAMANLYAWSTGPGKALGRFDALALPKTIDEMYACAADESERRAIHEMLFGSAMDVVDRFLPDKEKHSVIRGMLAFLAVNSTYRGPYTPGSATCLAFAMAMPPEGGQMTTKLKGGIGVLAEHLRDLFTEAAGEMRYRTKVEQILVADSRVTGVRLKDGEVITAPVVVSNLAPETTLLDLVGVEHLPSSLVTRLAGRDHRASFMQIHFALDGLPQYAAPYDFLNEPGMQMSVGMFGSPEEQQRQWEKARGGEVPDNPAMSIQMPTVGDPEMAPEGKHAASVYAYGFPIEAPRDQHGQLKTEMAQRVVDKITRYAPNFKDILIRDITFAPYHMNTMFAAPNGDFCHGLLQPELMGVNRPGPKGFIDEPIPIEGLYLGGAGCHGGPGITFVPGYNAGYQVLADVGR, encoded by the coding sequence ATGACGGATTACGACGCGATCATCGTGGGGGCTGGGCACAACGGGCTGACCGCGGCGGTGGTGCTGCAACGAGCGGGCTTGCGCACGCTGTGCCTGGAGGCCAACACCTACAGCGGTGGCATGTCGGCCACCGTCGAGCTGATCGACGGGTTCAAGTACGAGATCGCCGGATCCGTGCGCTTCCCGACCGCGCAGAAGATCAACAGCGAGCTGGGCTTGGACACCCTGCCGACGATCGAGTCGGAGATCATGTCGGTCAACCTCGGGGAAAACGGCGAGGAAGCGATGATCTTCCACAGCGACCCGATGGCGATGATGACCCATCTCAACGAGAAGCACGGCATGGACGCCGTGATGGCCATGGCCAACCTGTATGCGTGGAGCACCGGGCCCGGCAAGGCACTCGGCCGTTTCGACGCATTGGCGCTGCCGAAGACCATCGACGAGATGTATGCCTGTGCCGCAGATGAAAGCGAGCGCCGCGCCATCCACGAGATGCTGTTCGGCTCGGCGATGGACGTCGTCGACCGGTTTCTCCCCGACAAGGAAAAACACTCCGTGATTCGCGGCATGCTGGCCTTCCTGGCGGTGAACTCCACCTACCGCGGGCCCTACACCCCCGGCAGCGCAACATGTTTGGCGTTCGCGATGGCCATGCCCCCGGAGGGCGGCCAGATGACCACTAAACTCAAGGGCGGTATCGGAGTCCTGGCCGAGCATCTGCGCGATCTGTTCACCGAGGCAGCCGGCGAGATGCGCTATCGCACCAAGGTCGAGCAGATTCTGGTGGCGGACTCCCGTGTCACCGGGGTGCGCCTCAAGGACGGCGAGGTGATCACCGCGCCGGTCGTGGTGTCCAACCTGGCGCCGGAGACCACGCTGCTGGATCTCGTTGGCGTCGAACATCTTCCGTCGTCGCTGGTGACCCGCCTCGCCGGTCGCGACCACCGAGCGTCGTTCATGCAGATTCACTTCGCCCTCGACGGGCTACCGCAGTATGCCGCGCCGTACGACTTCCTCAACGAACCCGGTATGCAGATGTCGGTCGGCATGTTCGGCTCACCCGAAGAGCAACAGCGCCAATGGGAGAAGGCCCGCGGTGGCGAGGTACCGGACAACCCGGCCATGTCGATCCAGATGCCGACGGTCGGCGATCCCGAGATGGCGCCGGAGGGTAAGCACGCGGCGAGTGTGTACGCCTATGGATTCCCGATCGAGGCGCCCCGCGATCAGCACGGACAGCTGAAAACCGAGATGGCACAACGGGTTGTCGACAAGATCACCCGCTACGCCCCGAACTTCAAGGACATCCTGATCCGCGATATCACTTTCGCGCCGTATCACATGAACACCATGTTCGCCGCGCCCAACGGTGACTTCTGCCACGGCCTGCTGCAGCCCGAGTTGATGGGTGTGAACCGGCCGGGGCCCAAGGGTTTCATCGACGAGCCGATCCCGATCGAGGGCCTCTATCTCGGCGGTGCGGGCTGCCACGGCGGACCGGGCATTACGTTCGTCCCGGGCTACAACGCCGGGTATCAGGTGCTGGCCGACGTCGGCCGCTAG
- the menJ gene encoding menaquinone reductase yields MDLRSDVVVVGAGPAGSAAAAWAARHGHDVLVIDAAEFPRDKPCGDGLTPRAVLELQRLGLGDWLDGHIRHHGLRLSGFGAEVEVPWPGPSFPSGGSAVPRTELDDRIRKVAENAGALMLLGVKAVDVSVDSRGAVDAVVLADGSRVACQWLIVADGARSPFGRVLGRQWHQETVYGVAVRGYLASPRASEPWISSDLELRSPAGGAGNRAGAGQVLPGYGWIFPLGNGEVNIGVGALATAKRPADVALRPLIKHYTDLKRDSWGFEGAPRAVSSALLPMGGAVSGVAGPNWVLIGDAAACVNPLNGEGIDYGLETGRLAAEMIGSGDLSLAWPAMLRARYGLGFSVARRLGLLLTLPWFLPLTGPVAMRSKAMMGVAVRVMGNLVTDDDADLVARAWRVAGRGSRVVDRRKPFT; encoded by the coding sequence ATGGACTTGCGGTCTGATGTGGTCGTCGTCGGGGCTGGACCAGCTGGTTCGGCGGCGGCTGCGTGGGCCGCCCGGCACGGCCATGACGTGCTCGTCATCGACGCCGCCGAATTTCCCCGGGACAAGCCCTGCGGGGACGGGCTGACTCCGCGCGCGGTGCTGGAGCTGCAGCGCCTCGGACTCGGTGACTGGCTCGACGGCCATATCCGACACCACGGGCTGCGGCTGTCCGGGTTCGGTGCCGAGGTCGAGGTGCCGTGGCCCGGCCCGTCGTTCCCTTCTGGCGGCTCGGCCGTACCGCGCACCGAACTCGACGACAGGATCCGCAAGGTCGCAGAAAATGCCGGGGCATTGATGCTGCTGGGCGTGAAAGCCGTTGATGTATCGGTTGATTCGCGCGGCGCCGTGGATGCGGTCGTGTTGGCCGACGGGTCACGGGTGGCCTGCCAATGGCTGATCGTGGCCGACGGCGCCCGCTCCCCCTTCGGCAGGGTGCTGGGCCGGCAGTGGCATCAGGAGACGGTGTACGGCGTGGCGGTACGCGGATATCTGGCCTCGCCGCGGGCCTCGGAGCCGTGGATCTCCTCGGATCTGGAGCTACGCTCGCCCGCCGGCGGTGCCGGCAATCGAGCCGGAGCCGGGCAGGTGTTGCCCGGTTACGGCTGGATCTTCCCGCTGGGCAACGGCGAGGTGAACATTGGCGTCGGTGCCCTGGCCACCGCCAAACGGCCCGCCGATGTGGCGTTGCGGCCGCTGATCAAGCACTACACCGACCTGAAGCGGGACTCATGGGGGTTCGAGGGTGCGCCGCGCGCGGTGTCGTCGGCGCTGTTGCCGATGGGCGGGGCGGTCTCCGGAGTGGCCGGACCGAACTGGGTGCTCATCGGTGACGCCGCCGCATGCGTGAACCCGCTCAACGGCGAGGGCATCGACTACGGACTCGAGACCGGACGGCTGGCCGCCGAGATGATCGGCTCCGGCGATCTGTCGCTTGCGTGGCCTGCGATGTTGCGAGCGCGCTATGGGCTGGGCTTCTCGGTGGCTCGCCGGCTGGGGCTGTTGCTGACGCTGCCGTGGTTCCTGCCGTTGACCGGGCCTGTCGCGATGCGCTCGAAGGCGATGATGGGCGTCGCCGTGCGGGTGATGGGCAACTTGGTGACCGACGACGACGCGGACCTGGTGGCACGGGCGTGGCGGGTGGCGGGGCGCGGGTCGCGGGTCGTGGACCGGCGCAAGCCGTTCACCTGA
- a CDS encoding DsbA family protein, with amino-acid sequence MRYWSVVVVALVMLVAGCSKDIAGVAQVDPRGPATAISEDGFGIDVGDPNARRHIEIYTEPQCDHCADLQKDFGDELRRYTNLGQLLVTYRPLTFLDDEPGGYSDRVSNALFLAAGPQTSAKAFQAFVQDLWGHQSRGSKGPTATEIADMAHDSGVPTPAADAMRAGKPALNLADMEDTNFEYLYEIDPINTGTPTVFDLTKNKTVDIYDNNWLSKLMST; translated from the coding sequence ATGCGGTACTGGTCTGTGGTCGTGGTGGCGTTGGTGATGCTGGTTGCCGGCTGCAGCAAGGACATCGCCGGTGTGGCACAGGTGGATCCGCGCGGACCGGCTACCGCGATCAGCGAGGACGGCTTCGGTATTGACGTCGGCGACCCGAACGCGCGCAGACACATCGAGATCTACACCGAACCGCAGTGCGATCACTGTGCCGATCTGCAGAAGGATTTCGGCGACGAGTTGCGCCGCTATACGAATCTCGGTCAACTCCTCGTCACCTACCGTCCGTTGACATTCCTCGATGACGAACCCGGCGGCTATTCCGACCGGGTGAGCAACGCGTTGTTCCTGGCGGCCGGACCACAGACGTCGGCCAAGGCGTTTCAGGCGTTCGTCCAAGACCTTTGGGGCCATCAGAGCCGAGGGAGCAAAGGACCCACCGCCACCGAGATCGCCGATATGGCCCACGACAGCGGTGTGCCGACGCCGGCGGCCGACGCGATGCGGGCGGGGAAACCCGCCCTGAACCTTGCCGACATGGAAGATACGAATTTCGAGTATCTCTACGAGATCGACCCGATCAACACCGGCACCCCAACGGTATTCGACCTCACCAAGAACAAGACCGTGGACATCTACGACAACAACTGGCTGTCCAAGTTGATGTCGACCTGA
- the menD gene encoding 2-succinyl-5-enolpyruvyl-6-hydroxy-3-cyclohexene-1-carboxylic-acid synthase has translation MNPSTAQARVVVDELIRGGVRDVVLCPGSRNAPLAFALSDADGAGRLRLHVRIDERTAGFLAIGLAVADRAPVCVAMTSGTAVANLGPAVVEANYARVPLIVLSANRPYELLGTGANQTFEQLGYFGTQVRAAISLGLAEGGPDKLEALNAQWRSATSRVVAAATGARTANAGPVQFDIPLREPLVPDANAGATDYPSGRPDGKPWTYNPPVNFDQPLTIDVTPDTVVIAGHGAGVHPNLAALPTVAEPTAPHPANPLHPLALARLRPRQVIMLGRPTLHRPVSTLLANPSLPVFALTTGPRWPDVSGNSQATGTRAETTGAPDPAWLQHCAEANRLANDAVRHQLAAHPLTTGLHVAAAVADAVRPGDQLVLGASNPVRDVALVGLNAERVKVRSNRGVAGIDGTVSTIIGAALAHPGRTIGLIGDLTFVHDSSGLLIGPTEPTPKNLTIVVSNDNGGGIFELLEQGDPRFSDVSSRIFGTPHDVDVGALCRAYHIDSRQIEVDQLGSALAEKHEGMRVLEVKADRSSLRQLHAAIRAAL, from the coding sequence GTGAACCCATCGACGGCCCAGGCACGTGTCGTCGTCGACGAATTGATTCGCGGCGGCGTCCGCGACGTCGTTCTGTGCCCCGGTTCCCGTAACGCCCCGCTGGCCTTCGCGCTCTCCGACGCCGACGGTGCCGGCCGGCTTCGCCTGCACGTCCGCATCGACGAACGCACCGCGGGTTTTCTTGCCATCGGCCTGGCGGTCGCCGACCGCGCCCCGGTGTGTGTGGCGATGACGTCGGGCACCGCGGTGGCCAATCTGGGACCCGCCGTCGTCGAGGCGAACTACGCCCGCGTGCCGCTGATCGTGCTGTCGGCCAACCGGCCCTACGAGCTGCTGGGCACCGGCGCCAACCAGACCTTCGAGCAGCTCGGCTATTTCGGCACTCAGGTCCGTGCGGCGATCAGCCTGGGCCTGGCCGAAGGCGGGCCCGACAAGCTCGAGGCACTGAACGCGCAGTGGCGTTCGGCGACCTCCCGGGTGGTGGCCGCGGCCACCGGGGCCCGCACGGCCAACGCCGGCCCGGTGCAGTTCGACATCCCGCTGCGCGAGCCGCTGGTGCCAGATGCCAACGCGGGTGCCACCGACTACCCGTCTGGTCGCCCGGATGGAAAACCGTGGACCTACAACCCGCCGGTGAACTTCGATCAGCCCCTGACCATCGACGTCACACCCGACACCGTGGTGATCGCCGGGCACGGCGCCGGTGTGCACCCCAACCTTGCCGCGCTGCCCACGGTCGCCGAGCCGACCGCGCCGCACCCCGCCAACCCCCTGCATCCACTCGCACTGGCGCGGTTACGGCCCCGCCAGGTGATCATGTTGGGCCGGCCTACGCTGCACCGGCCGGTGTCGACGCTGCTGGCCAATCCGTCGCTGCCGGTGTTCGCCCTGACCACCGGGCCCCGCTGGCCGGATGTCTCGGGTAACTCGCAGGCCACCGGGACCCGGGCCGAAACCACCGGTGCGCCGGACCCAGCGTGGCTGCAGCACTGTGCGGAGGCCAACCGGCTCGCGAACGACGCGGTGCGCCACCAGCTGGCGGCCCACCCGCTGACCACCGGCCTGCACGTCGCGGCCGCGGTCGCCGACGCGGTGCGGCCGGGGGATCAGCTCGTGCTCGGTGCGTCCAACCCGGTGCGTGACGTGGCGCTGGTCGGGCTCAACGCCGAGCGAGTGAAGGTGCGTTCCAACCGCGGAGTGGCCGGGATCGACGGGACGGTGTCGACGATCATCGGCGCGGCCTTGGCGCACCCGGGCCGGACCATCGGGCTCATCGGTGACCTGACATTCGTGCACGACAGCTCCGGGCTGCTGATCGGCCCCACCGAGCCAACGCCGAAGAACTTGACGATCGTGGTGTCCAACGACAACGGCGGCGGCATCTTCGAGCTGCTCGAGCAGGGCGACCCGCGGTTCTCCGACGTGTCGTCACGGATCTTTGGAACACCCCACGACGTCGATGTCGGCGCGTTGTGCCGCGCCTACCACATCGATTCCCGTCAGATCGAAGTCGACCAGCTGGGTTCCGCGCTGGCCGAAAAGCACGAGGGCATGCGGGTGCTGGAGGTCAAGGCCGACCGGTCCTCGCTGCGGCAGCTGCACGCCGCGATCAGGGCGGCGCTGTGA
- a CDS encoding DUF3592 domain-containing protein: MSRLTALLNPALPRRNPDVVDTTRRRVLRWSKCAVWILVGLVTLQSLLLVAGAWRNDRQIERNMGVAQAEVLSAGPRRSTIEFVTPDRITYRPELGVLYPSELAEGMRIYVEYDRNEPDLVRVQHRTAALAIIPAGSTAVVAWLIAGLVLAGLVSLERRLDQVDINLDSQLLS, from the coding sequence ATCTCCCGCCTGACCGCCTTGCTGAACCCAGCTCTGCCGAGGCGCAATCCCGACGTCGTCGACACCACGCGACGCAGAGTGTTGCGCTGGAGCAAATGTGCGGTGTGGATCCTGGTGGGTCTGGTCACGTTGCAGTCGCTGCTGCTGGTGGCCGGCGCGTGGCGCAACGATCGCCAGATCGAACGAAATATGGGGGTGGCTCAGGCCGAGGTGCTCTCGGCCGGCCCGCGCCGTTCGACGATCGAGTTCGTCACCCCCGACCGCATCACCTACCGTCCTGAGCTCGGGGTGCTTTATCCCTCGGAGCTGGCCGAGGGGATGCGCATCTACGTCGAATACGATCGCAACGAACCGGATCTGGTTCGGGTGCAACACCGTACGGCTGCGTTGGCGATCATCCCGGCCGGCTCGACCGCGGTGGTGGCGTGGCTGATCGCCGGGCTGGTACTCGCCGGATTGGTGTCGCTCGAGCGACGGCTGGATCAGGTCGACATCAACTTGGACAGCCAGTTGTTGTCGTAG
- a CDS encoding long-chain-fatty-acid--CoA ligase has protein sequence MQAPQPRFLDDRPAYWAQHKPDGEAVSYLGRRWTWAQWDERIRRLAGALAARGVGRGDVVAFLDKNHPACVELQLAAASIGAATAVINFRLAADEMDYVLNDSGAKLLFVGTELIGAIDKIRDKLTDVEDVIEVTPEGSDGDQYEALLAAATPTGRPAEVDPEDTCLIMYSSGTTGRPKGVVLSQRNILAHTINAATFEFGPDDKNMVAMPLFHVGGSAYVQYGIHAGIPTIMTREADGASLAGALLQGANRTFLVPAVLGKVLESGEDAVKLFSGLRTFVYGASPMPPALLKSALKAWPDTDFIQVYGLTEVCGAITQLSPQVHRDESRPERMVSAGQPSREVEVRVVDIDTLAEVPTGQPGELWFRTPQLMKGYHNKPDATAGSITEDGWFRSGDIGRVDEDGFIFVEDRLKDMIISGGENIYSVEVERALTDHPAVLDAAVFGVPDDKWGESVKAVVELSTGAETSEAELIAWCRERLAHYKCPRSVEITPVLPRNPTGKLLKRDLRNPYWENRDRAI, from the coding sequence ATGCAAGCACCGCAACCGCGCTTTCTCGACGACCGGCCGGCCTATTGGGCGCAACACAAGCCCGACGGTGAAGCGGTCAGCTACCTCGGCCGCCGCTGGACCTGGGCGCAGTGGGACGAGCGGATCCGCAGGCTGGCCGGTGCCCTGGCGGCCCGCGGTGTCGGGCGCGGTGACGTGGTGGCATTCCTGGACAAGAACCACCCGGCCTGTGTGGAGCTTCAACTGGCCGCGGCCTCGATCGGCGCGGCCACCGCGGTCATCAACTTCCGGCTGGCCGCCGACGAGATGGACTACGTCCTCAACGACTCGGGCGCCAAACTGCTGTTCGTCGGCACCGAACTGATCGGGGCCATCGACAAGATCCGCGACAAGCTGACCGACGTCGAGGACGTTATCGAGGTGACGCCCGAAGGTTCCGACGGTGACCAGTACGAGGCACTGCTGGCGGCGGCCACCCCGACCGGCCGCCCCGCCGAGGTCGACCCAGAGGACACCTGCCTGATCATGTATTCCTCGGGTACCACCGGCCGGCCCAAAGGTGTGGTGTTGTCGCAGCGAAACATTTTGGCGCACACGATCAACGCGGCCACCTTCGAGTTCGGCCCGGACGACAAGAACATGGTGGCGATGCCGCTGTTCCATGTCGGCGGGTCGGCGTATGTGCAGTACGGCATCCACGCCGGGATCCCGACGATCATGACGCGGGAGGCCGACGGCGCCTCGCTGGCCGGCGCGCTGCTGCAGGGCGCCAACCGCACCTTCCTGGTGCCGGCGGTGCTGGGCAAGGTGCTGGAATCCGGCGAGGATGCGGTCAAACTGTTCAGTGGCCTGCGCACGTTCGTCTACGGCGCCTCGCCGATGCCGCCGGCGCTGCTGAAGTCGGCGCTCAAGGCGTGGCCGGATACCGATTTCATCCAGGTGTACGGATTGACCGAGGTCTGTGGCGCGATCACCCAGCTGTCCCCGCAGGTGCACCGGGACGAGTCCCGCCCGGAGCGCATGGTCAGCGCCGGTCAGCCCTCCCGTGAGGTGGAGGTTCGGGTGGTGGACATCGACACTCTCGCCGAGGTGCCGACCGGCCAGCCGGGTGAATTGTGGTTCCGCACACCGCAGCTGATGAAGGGCTATCACAACAAGCCGGATGCCACTGCCGGGTCGATCACCGAGGACGGCTGGTTCCGCAGCGGTGACATCGGCCGCGTCGACGAGGACGGCTTCATCTTTGTCGAAGACCGCCTCAAGGACATGATCATCTCCGGCGGCGAGAACATCTACTCGGTCGAGGTCGAGCGGGCGCTGACCGATCACCCTGCGGTGCTCGACGCTGCGGTGTTCGGCGTCCCCGACGACAAATGGGGTGAGTCGGTCAAGGCGGTCGTCGAATTGTCCACTGGTGCTGAGACTTCCGAGGCCGAGCTGATCGCCTGGTGCCGGGAGCGGCTGGCGCACTACAAGTGCCCGCGCAGCGTCGAGATCACTCCGGTGCTGCCACGCAACCCCACCGGCAAGTTGCTCAAGCGCGACCTGCGCAACCCGTACTGGGAGAACCGCGACCGCGCGATCTGA